CGTCATTCACATCATCTGGAAGTGAGGACGCAGAAGGCATAGCGACTTGGTTCAGCCTCACACATCACACACCATGGCCGCGTGGCGCAGGGCCAGGATGGGGTCATCCCAGGTCGGGATGAATTCATGCGCCACGTAGTCGTGATAGTCGATGTCCAGCACGGCCTTCATCACGGCGGGGTAATTGATCTCCTGGTTTTCATCCAGTTCACAGCGGCCCGGATTGCCAGCGGTGTGGATGTGGCCGATGGCCTCCTTATGCTGATGCAGGCGGCGGATCACATCGCCATTCATGATGCTGACGTGGTAGATGTCGAACAGCAGCTTGAAGTTCGGGCTGCCGATCTGGTGGATCAGGTCCACGCAGAAATCCACGTCATCGCCGAAGTAGCCGGGGTGCCCCTTCATCGGGTGCGTGTTATCGCGGCTATTCAGATGCTCCAGGACGAGGGTGATGCCCTTTTTCTCGGCGTGGGGCAGGACCTCTTTCCAGGTATCCAGGCAGTTCTTGATGGCCTGGTCCCGGTCCATGCCCTCGAACTTCATCCCCGTGAAGGTAATGACCTTTTTACAGCCGACATCGGCCGCCACATCAATGCTCTCGGTGAGGCTTTTCACGACTTCATCATGGAACTGGGGATTGCACGGGCCTTTGGCAAAACCGTGAGACCCCACCAAGCTGATGCCGAGGCCCAGCTTCTTCACCTCGGGATACAACTTCTTATCGATGCCCTCGATGCCGACGAGGCCGATGTCTTTGGCATGCTGGGCCAGCACCAGCATATCCATCGGCTTCCAGCACCAGCCCATGAGCGTGTGTTTGATGCCGCTGTTCTTGATCTTGTAGGTCGGGTCCGCCGCCGCTTTATCGATCGACACCGCCGAGGCGCGTTGAGTCAGGGCCACGCCAGTGGTGGCGGCGACAGCGGCAGAGGAGCGAAAAAAGGAACGGCGATTCATGAGACGAAAGAGAACGCCTCATGAAACCGGAAACCATCACCGCTTTGCAAGTTCGGAATGAGGGGAAACTCCAGCCTCCGAACTTTCTTCCCTGCCCTGGGGCTGCATCAAACGACGCACCGGTTCCCAGAGCTGCCCTGGCAGATGATTCGGAAACGGCTCGGTGATGCCGAAATCCTCCGGCACTTTTCCGTGGGGCAAGTAAAGCGTGCCAAACAACCAATCCCAGAACGGGAACAAACCCGCGAAGTTCTTATCCCACGCCTCGCGCTGACGGCTGTGATGCCAGCGATGAAATAACGGTGTGGCGATGACATAGCGCAGCGGCCCAAAGCCCCAATCCACCCGGGCATGCAGAAAGATGGCGTAAAGGGTGAAGAACGGCGCGGTGGAGAGAGTCACCCACGGATTGAAACCCAGCAGGAGCAGGGGCGTGACCTGGATGAACTTATTCACCAGATCATTCACCGGATGCACCCGCACACTGCTCAGCCAATCCAGATCCTCCGAGCTATGATGCACCGCATGGAAGGGCCACCAGCGACCGCGATGAAACAGCCGATGGCTCCAGTAGGCTAAAAGATCCGCCAGAGGGTAAATCATCAGCCCCTGCACCCACAAGGGCAGTCGTGAAACCGGCCCAAATCCCGAATACGATTGCTGGCGGAAATCCTCCACGCTCGCCACCCCACACCAGACGAGCAGCGCCGCAGGCAGCAGGATGCCCAGCTTGGACAGCACCTTGGTCACGAAGGGAGTGAAGAAGAAGTAACTGACATCCGTCCACCAGCCGCGCCGGATCAGCGGGCCCCGGGCTCGTCCCAGGACACGCTCGATGACGAGAAACAAAACCGAGAGCAGCAGCAGACCGATGAAAGTGTTTTTCAGTGAAGGTGACATCACCGGGGCCTAACGAGAGACGTATCCCGGCGGTAACGTGGAAAAGCCTGCATCTGCACTTTGCCACACCTGCCGCTCTGAGCCACCGTTGCCCGCCCTCTCCCGCTGATGCCTCTCAATGCCCGTCTTTTCATTTGGTTCCGGCTGCTCTTCAACTGCCGCTTCTACTACCCCATCTTCACCGTCCTGTTTCTGGACTTGGGGTTGAGCATCGGGGAGTTCGCCGCGCTGAATGTCGTGTGGGCGCTGACCATCGTGCTGCTGGAGGTGCCTTCGGGGGCCTTGGCAGATCAGATCGGACGCCGGGCCCTGGTGGTCGCATCAGGCTGGCTGATGGTGGCAGAGATGGCGGTGCTGTGCCTCATGCCGGTGGGGAATCATGATGTGGTGCTCTGGCTCTTTGTGGTGAACCGGGTCCTCAGTGGCGCGGCGGAGGCGGCGGCGAGCGGGGCGGATGAAGCCTTGACCTATGATTCCCTGCCCCCCGATGAACGCCCCACGCTGTGGCCGCGCATCATGGCGAAGCTGAGCCGTGCCTCGGCCATCGGGTTCATCATCACCTCCATCAGCGGTGGTCTGCTGTATGATCATGGCAAGGTCAGCGCGGCCCTGACTTGGCTTGGGTTTGCCGCTCCCGACCGGGCCTGGACGATGAAAATCCCCCTGGTGCTGAATTTCATCGCCGGGGTGGTTTGCCTCCTAGTCACCCTGCGGATGACGGAACCTCCATCGGAAACACCCGCCCCGCGCCAAGGCTGGTGGCCGGAGGCGAAGCAGGCCTTCCTACGCATCTGGGAAACCGGTGGCTGGATCTGGAAAAGCCAGGCCGCCTTCACCCTGATCCTCCTGGGTGTGGTCTTCGACAGCATCATTCGCCTGTTCCTGACCGTCACCAGTAACTTCTATCGTCTCGTGGGCGTCACCGAGGCTTGGTATGGGGTGATCGGCACGGTTTCCTCCCTGCTGGCGCTGGCCAGCTCAGGACTCATGGAGCGGATGACGACCCAGGGCAGCCTGCGGGGAAACTTCATCTGGCTGACCCTGGCCACCTTTGCGGGGCTGTGCTTCGCCGCCTATCCGCAGCCCGGCTTTGTGGGCGTGGCGCTGGTGGTGCCGCTGATGCTGAGCATGCGTTTCCTCCAGTTTTTCCTCTCCTTTTACCTCAATGAGATCGTGGACTCCACGCGCCGCGCCACCGCCCTGAGCTTTCGCGGCCTGACCATCAATCTGGCCTATGGCCTGATGACCCTGCTGTTTGGCTGGCACACCCAGTGGTATCAGCATCGCCTGGACCTGCCTGCCGAGGATATCCGCGCTTTTGCCGCCAGCCTGACGTGGTGGCCCTGGTGGTTTCTCGGCACCTTGGCCGCCGCGCTGCTCTGGATTCGTCTGCGTCGGAAAGCGGCTGTTTGAATCCCTGACATGCCCTCCTCTTGCATCCGGGTCGCTCCCCTTCCATGATGGTCACCCCCTGCTATGGCCCGTATCCCGGAAGAAACCCTTCAACAAGTGCTCGCGGCCACGGACATCGTGGACCTGATCGGGCGCTCGGTGAAGCTGCGCCGTGCCGGGACGAACTGGGTGGGCCTCTGCCCCTTCCACAATGAGAAGTCGCCCTCGTTCAATGTGCGCCCCTCCACCAACAGCTATCACTGCTTTGGCTGCGGCGCAGGAGGCAATGCCTTCCGCTTCATCATGGAGCATGACGGGCTGACCTTTACCGAAGCGGTGAAACGCCTCGCCGATAGCGCCGGTATCCGCATCGAGGAGGAAGTGTGGGATGCCAATGCCGAGGCCATCGCCAAGCAGCGCTCCGCCCTCATTCGCGTGCATAAAGAAATCGCCGAATGGTATCACCAGTTGCTGATGAAGCACCCGATGGCCGATGCCGCGCGTCAGTATCTGAAAAGCCGTGGCATCACGGCCGAGGTGGCCAAGCGCTGGCAGCTCGGTTTTGCCCCTGCGCAAACCCAGCCACTGCGGGAATGGGCGGCCCAGCACAAGTTCGGGGCCCGTGTCCTCACCGATGCTGGCATCCTCGCCACCCGCGATGACGGCAGCGCCCCGTATCCGCGCTTCCGCAACCGGCTGATGTTTCCCATCCGCAATGAAAACGGTGAGGTCATCGCCTTCAGTGGCCGAGTGCTGGAAGCCGATGCGAAGACGGCCAAATACCTCAACTCTCCCGAGACCCTGTTATTCAATAAGAGCAAGGTTCTCTTTGGCTTCGACAAATCCCGCCGCGCGATTTCTAAAGCGGGGCAAGCCGTCGTCTGTGAAGGCCAGATCGATACCCTCATGGTCTTCGAAGCCGGAGTGCAAAACGTCGTCGCCGGGCAAGGCACTGCCTTCACCGAATACCACGCCAAAGCCCTCAAGCGCCTCGCGGATGAAGTCGTGCTCTGCTACGACTCCGACAACGCTGGTTATAAAGCCGCCGAACGTGCTTTCCAGGCCCTGGTGCCCTATGGATTGATCGTCAAAGTCGCCTCGCTTCCCCAGGGGGAAGACCCCGACTCCTACATCCGCAAACAAGGCGTCGAGGCATTCACTCAGCTCATTCATGAAGCCAAGGACTTCGTGGATTATCAGCTCGCCAGCGTCGGAGCCCGCAAGGACCTGACGGACATGCGTGAACGCATCAAATTTGCCGAAGAGATGGCAGAGAACGTCAAACTCTTCGACACGCCCCTGGCTCAAGAAACCACCATTCAACGCGTAGCAACCAAACTGGGCATCGCGGAAGACATCATGCGCAAGCTGGTGAAGCGGGCACAGAAAGGGAGCACGCCCAAAGCGAAGGAAGCGAAGAATGAAGCCAAGCCTGGAGAAAGCCTGCTGGCCGCGCAAAACCCCATCGCGCTAACCTTGTGCCGACTCTGCATCGCCGAACCGGAAGTTCTCCAATGGATTCGGGCCAATGGCGACCCCAGCATTCTTCAGGATATCTCGGGCACCGACCTTTTATCACGCCTTTGGTTAGCCGATTACGACCCCTTCAATCAGGAAGCCTTCAACAGCTTCCTCTTCACGCTACCCCGGGATGAGGAAGCCGCACTTACTCAGGTGCTGCACATGGCTCCGCCACCCGGCCAGATCGAAGAGGCGCGACAAGCTTTGAACATCCTTTCCATCACACGCCTGCATCAGCATAAACAGCGCCTGCAAACCCAGCTCAAACAACCCGGCCTCACGCCGGATGAAGCGTCCGAAATCCAACGCGAGATCATCGAGCTGCATCAAGAACTGACGGAAGCGCAGAAAGCCGTCGGCAATTCCATGAAGACAGGGTAAAGCCTGCATCCTATTCACGGTCACGGACTGCTGCGAAAGTGATGCGGCCACTCTTGGCCGCAAGGAAGTCAGAGCGAAAGACATTTCGGAAGAAGTCGTGTCAAGAACCTTGGACGGACTGCTATAGAACGCAGCAATCTCGTTTCTCTCTCGGCCTTCGATTGCGGCCAAGAGTGGCCGCATCACTTCTCCCGCGCCATCCAATCAGATGGATGATTGTTCAAAGAACTTTACTCAGTCGGAGGCCTTTTGAAAGGCTGCCGCCTTGCTTTGAATCTCAGCGAAGCTCGGTATATCGGCACCGATACCCGGCTTCACCTCTGTTGCTGAGGCCCACACTGAATCGGATTCATTGACCTCCGGCTTCTTCTGATACGCTGCAAATCCCGCTTCCGTCACTTGCAGCGGTCCTTTGCGCAAACCTTGGAGGTCATAGTGATTGGAGACCCCTTTCCAGGTGGCTTCATTGAAGATCTCAAGCTGCGGTTTGTCAGGGCTGCCTGTCAGGACGCTGCGAGTGAGGCTCACATCGGCTCCGGCAGCCGCCAAAAAGTTAAGCCCCTCAAAGGTGCAGTTCTCAGCCTCCAGCACGGCATTCCGAGTGACTTTCACATCGCCCTTCAATCCTGGCTGACGACGCACAAACACGTTTTTGAAACTCGCACGACATAAACGCGCAGGGTCACTGCCAATGTGTTGAGAGATCGTCACCGCCAGAGTCGCTTGGCTCTCCACCCAGGCATTTTCCAGGCTGTGGGCAGCATCTCCCAGAAAGAAAACGTCATGCCCGTGACAGCCGCCGATATAAACATTCTTGTAGTGAGTGACACTGGCCCCCACATCGCATAAGCCGGTG
The window above is part of the Prosthecobacter debontii genome. Proteins encoded here:
- the dnaG gene encoding DNA primase, with the protein product MARIPEETLQQVLAATDIVDLIGRSVKLRRAGTNWVGLCPFHNEKSPSFNVRPSTNSYHCFGCGAGGNAFRFIMEHDGLTFTEAVKRLADSAGIRIEEEVWDANAEAIAKQRSALIRVHKEIAEWYHQLLMKHPMADAARQYLKSRGITAEVAKRWQLGFAPAQTQPLREWAAQHKFGARVLTDAGILATRDDGSAPYPRFRNRLMFPIRNENGEVIAFSGRVLEADAKTAKYLNSPETLLFNKSKVLFGFDKSRRAISKAGQAVVCEGQIDTLMVFEAGVQNVVAGQGTAFTEYHAKALKRLADEVVLCYDSDNAGYKAAERAFQALVPYGLIVKVASLPQGEDPDSYIRKQGVEAFTQLIHEAKDFVDYQLASVGARKDLTDMRERIKFAEEMAENVKLFDTPLAQETTIQRVATKLGIAEDIMRKLVKRAQKGSTPKAKEAKNEAKPGESLLAAQNPIALTLCRLCIAEPEVLQWIRANGDPSILQDISGTDLLSRLWLADYDPFNQEAFNSFLFTLPRDEEAALTQVLHMAPPPGQIEEARQALNILSITRLHQHKQRLQTQLKQPGLTPDEASEIQREIIELHQELTEAQKAVGNSMKTG
- a CDS encoding sterol desaturase family protein — encoded protein: MSPSLKNTFIGLLLLSVLFLVIERVLGRARGPLIRRGWWTDVSYFFFTPFVTKVLSKLGILLPAALLVWCGVASVEDFRQQSYSGFGPVSRLPLWVQGLMIYPLADLLAYWSHRLFHRGRWWPFHAVHHSSEDLDWLSSVRVHPVNDLVNKFIQVTPLLLLGFNPWVTLSTAPFFTLYAIFLHARVDWGFGPLRYVIATPLFHRWHHSRQREAWDKNFAGLFPFWDWLFGTLYLPHGKVPEDFGITEPFPNHLPGQLWEPVRRLMQPQGREESSEAGVSPHSELAKR
- a CDS encoding MFS transporter; protein product: MPLNARLFIWFRLLFNCRFYYPIFTVLFLDLGLSIGEFAALNVVWALTIVLLEVPSGALADQIGRRALVVASGWLMVAEMAVLCLMPVGNHDVVLWLFVVNRVLSGAAEAAASGADEALTYDSLPPDERPTLWPRIMAKLSRASAIGFIITSISGGLLYDHGKVSAALTWLGFAAPDRAWTMKIPLVLNFIAGVVCLLVTLRMTEPPSETPAPRQGWWPEAKQAFLRIWETGGWIWKSQAAFTLILLGVVFDSIIRLFLTVTSNFYRLVGVTEAWYGVIGTVSSLLALASSGLMERMTTQGSLRGNFIWLTLATFAGLCFAAYPQPGFVGVALVVPLMLSMRFLQFFLSFYLNEIVDSTRRATALSFRGLTINLAYGLMTLLFGWHTQWYQHRLDLPAEDIRAFAASLTWWPWWFLGTLAAALLWIRLRRKAAV
- a CDS encoding TIM barrel protein — encoded protein: MNRRSFFRSSAAVAATTGVALTQRASAVSIDKAAADPTYKIKNSGIKHTLMGWCWKPMDMLVLAQHAKDIGLVGIEGIDKKLYPEVKKLGLGISLVGSHGFAKGPCNPQFHDEVVKSLTESIDVAADVGCKKVITFTGMKFEGMDRDQAIKNCLDTWKEVLPHAEKKGITLVLEHLNSRDNTHPMKGHPGYFGDDVDFCVDLIHQIGSPNFKLLFDIYHVSIMNGDVIRRLHQHKEAIGHIHTAGNPGRCELDENQEINYPAVMKAVLDIDYHDYVAHEFIPTWDDPILALRHAAMVCDV